A region of Paractinoplanes abujensis DNA encodes the following proteins:
- a CDS encoding SitI3 family protein, translating into MCPVNQVAERAFPEAAGRPVGIAPHLGADHKPELGFDVTITAGREGYLDLGTDEGSWEWEPESYVQITFGLDNAADARWAVTNVLTVVRRVLDTGREDAAFDFNGDILLFSRQAGRLVKHRRDSWWERYSAGDQVIPG; encoded by the coding sequence ATGTGCCCGGTCAATCAGGTTGCCGAGCGGGCCTTTCCGGAGGCGGCTGGACGTCCGGTTGGCATCGCTCCGCACCTCGGCGCCGACCACAAGCCGGAGCTCGGGTTCGACGTCACCATTACGGCCGGGCGCGAGGGGTACCTGGACCTGGGAACGGATGAAGGCTCATGGGAATGGGAGCCGGAATCCTACGTCCAGATCACGTTCGGGCTCGACAACGCGGCCGATGCCCGTTGGGCGGTGACCAATGTGCTCACCGTCGTCCGCCGGGTGCTCGACACCGGCCGGGAGGACGCGGCTTTCGACTTCAACGGCGACATTCTGCTGTTTTCCCGCCAGGCCGGCCGGCTCGTCAAGCACCGCCGCGACAGTTGGTGGGAACGTTACTCGGCCGGTGATCAAGTGATTCCGGGGTAG
- a CDS encoding TetR/AcrR family transcriptional regulator has protein sequence MPPVKDRPADKFDRRRDELAESALLTLGELGYARASLREIAGNSPFSHGVVHYYFSDKTELVVYSVRHYKARCVTRYDAVVSDSTTPEELVEAFAAKLAQTIRDEAPMHRLWYDLRTQSMFEESLREAITEIDGTLQAMIWRVVDRYATLSGTRPSVPAPTAYAMLDGLFQAALLAHSTTGEPILDDLAAQVRTVMPLLVSAGPVAQDPSR, from the coding sequence GTGCCCCCTGTGAAGGACCGCCCGGCCGACAAGTTCGACCGGCGCCGCGACGAGCTGGCCGAGTCCGCGCTGCTGACCCTCGGCGAACTCGGCTACGCCCGGGCCAGCCTGCGCGAGATCGCGGGCAACTCCCCGTTCAGCCACGGCGTGGTCCACTACTACTTCTCCGACAAGACCGAGCTGGTCGTCTACAGCGTCCGCCACTACAAGGCCCGCTGCGTGACCCGCTACGACGCCGTGGTCAGCGACTCGACCACCCCGGAGGAACTGGTCGAGGCCTTCGCGGCCAAACTGGCCCAGACCATCCGCGACGAGGCCCCGATGCACCGCCTCTGGTACGACCTGCGCACCCAGAGCATGTTCGAGGAGTCGCTGCGCGAGGCGATCACCGAGATCGACGGCACCCTGCAAGCCATGATCTGGCGGGTGGTCGACCGCTACGCGACCCTGAGCGGCACCCGGCCGTCGGTGCCCGCCCCCACCGCGTACGCCATGCTCGACGGCCTCTTCCAGGCGGCGCTGCTGGCCCACTCCACGACCGGCGAGCCGATCCTCGACGACCTGGCCGCCCAGGTCCGCACAGTGATGCCGTTGCTGGTCAGCGCAGGCCCTGTCGCTCAAGATCCCAGTCGCTGA
- a CDS encoding SDR family NAD(P)-dependent oxidoreductase yields MTQIDLTGRRALVTGGAQGLGEGMARALAAAGARVVVADLQDDLGPKVAESLGDGHGFVHLDVTDDDSWGAAVGRATGILGGLDIVVNNAGVEITSLIVDLDPAAVRKQLEVNLLGTALGIKHAFRAMREQKSGVVINVASVAATIAFPGIAVYSATKSGVDRLTRVAAMESGKLGYGVRVNCLYPGLVPTAMGAGLANDVARIGLFGSPEEAVGAVVELTPSGRLGEVADMADAVVFLASDAARFINGAGLPVDGGMGM; encoded by the coding sequence ATGACACAGATCGATCTCACCGGCCGCCGCGCGCTGGTCACCGGCGGCGCGCAGGGCCTGGGTGAAGGCATGGCCCGCGCCCTGGCCGCCGCGGGCGCGCGCGTCGTCGTCGCCGACCTGCAGGACGACCTCGGCCCCAAGGTCGCCGAGTCGCTGGGCGACGGCCACGGTTTCGTGCACCTCGACGTCACCGACGACGACAGCTGGGGCGCCGCCGTCGGCCGGGCGACCGGGATCCTGGGCGGGCTCGACATCGTGGTCAACAACGCCGGCGTCGAGATCACCAGCCTGATCGTGGACCTCGACCCGGCCGCCGTCCGCAAACAGCTCGAGGTCAACCTGCTCGGCACCGCGCTGGGCATCAAGCACGCGTTCCGGGCGATGCGCGAGCAGAAGTCCGGCGTCGTGATCAACGTGGCCTCCGTGGCCGCGACCATCGCCTTCCCGGGCATCGCGGTCTACTCGGCCACCAAGTCGGGCGTCGACCGCCTCACCCGCGTGGCGGCCATGGAGAGCGGCAAGCTGGGTTACGGCGTACGGGTCAATTGCCTTTATCCCGGTCTTGTCCCCACGGCCATGGGTGCGGGGCTGGCCAACGACGTGGCCCGGATCGGGTTGTTCGGCTCGCCCGAGGAGGCGGTCGGCGCGGTCGTCGAGCTGACCCCGAGCGGACGGCTGGGCGAGGTCGCCGACATGGCCGACGCGGTGGTGTTCCTGGCGTCCGACGCCGCGCGGTTCATCAACGGCGCAGGCCTGCCCGTCGACGGCGGAATGGGGATGTGA
- a CDS encoding DUF5938 domain-containing protein — MTGKPVVVYGASGYTGRLICEYLREYNVPFVAAGRDAAKLKLSMQENVAGIETADYEVVEVAHDTAALTELFAGASVVCNTVGPFSVYGPEVAEACLAAGTHYLDTTGEQDWMITCDETYGDRFAAAGLLLAPGIAQMYTTGEIAAELCLEKPGLDTLDIAVFWGGSPTIASTLTILVNAATSGAFRLEQNRYEAWDPDAGLYQLVLPGQHELALALPWGGTSHPVWYRRDPRVANVKVLGGVFNRALMNGVPQIVSSAVEATKDMDPEQRYAALTATAAQVMNVMPPRENPRLNKSVDSVHASGPLGRAHCVIYGNSNYKQTGLMQAYAAYHLLQQPPRRVGFASGCQAFGHRELLGVLESFGLVREPTVTVER, encoded by the coding sequence ATGACCGGCAAACCCGTCGTCGTCTACGGCGCCTCCGGCTACACCGGCCGGCTGATCTGCGAGTACCTGCGCGAGTACAACGTGCCGTTCGTGGCCGCGGGGCGCGACGCGGCCAAGCTCAAGCTGTCGATGCAGGAGAACGTGGCCGGCATCGAGACCGCCGACTACGAGGTCGTCGAGGTCGCCCACGACACCGCGGCTTTGACCGAGCTGTTCGCGGGGGCGTCGGTCGTGTGCAACACGGTGGGGCCGTTCAGCGTCTACGGGCCCGAGGTGGCCGAGGCGTGCCTGGCCGCGGGCACGCACTACCTCGACACCACCGGCGAGCAGGACTGGATGATCACCTGTGACGAGACGTACGGGGACCGGTTCGCCGCGGCCGGCCTGCTGCTCGCGCCCGGCATCGCGCAGATGTACACGACCGGCGAGATCGCGGCCGAGCTGTGCCTGGAGAAGCCGGGACTGGACACGTTGGACATCGCGGTGTTCTGGGGCGGCAGCCCGACCATCGCGTCCACGCTGACGATCCTCGTCAACGCGGCCACGTCGGGCGCCTTCCGGCTCGAGCAGAACCGGTACGAGGCCTGGGATCCCGACGCGGGCCTCTATCAGCTGGTGCTGCCGGGTCAGCACGAGCTGGCGCTGGCGTTGCCGTGGGGCGGCACGTCGCATCCGGTCTGGTATCGCCGCGATCCGCGCGTCGCCAACGTCAAGGTGCTCGGGGGCGTGTTCAACCGTGCGCTGATGAACGGCGTACCGCAAATCGTCTCGTCCGCCGTCGAAGCGACCAAAGACATGGACCCGGAGCAGCGGTACGCGGCCCTGACCGCCACCGCCGCGCAGGTGATGAACGTGATGCCGCCGCGCGAGAACCCGCGGCTCAACAAGTCGGTCGACTCGGTGCACGCGTCGGGGCCGCTCGGGCGCGCGCACTGCGTCATCTACGGCAACTCCAACTACAAACAGACCGGTCTGATGCAGGCGTACGCGGCCTATCACCTGCTGCAGCAACCGCCGCGCCGGGTCGGGTTCGCCTCGGGCTGCCAGGCGTTCGGGCATCGCGAGCTGCTCGGGGTCCTGGAGAGCTTCGGTCTCGTACGGGAACCGACCGTCACGGTCGAGCGCTGA
- a CDS encoding acyl-CoA synthetase, with amino-acid sequence MRLVDYLDKGASLDPDAPCFTTDGRTRTYGEVQQLSERVAAALAAHGVAPGDRVAVLSGNDPTAFTCVFGISRAGAVWCPINPRNEAYENRELLELFGCRVLIYHRDFAPLVEKISDGLLCLEAEGLSVPGDVDLPAVDDLAMIVGTGGTTGRPKGVELTGANLEAMTAITLMSYPWPDRPVYLALAPLTHAAGVLCFPVLARGGEIVIMRQPDVGEFVTLLERHRVTHTFLPPTLIYMVLAHPALDAADLSSLRCFWYGAAPMSAARLEEALRRIGPMAQLFGQTEAPMMISTMAPDEHYRPDGSVATDRLSSAGRPSPLVTVAIMGADGELRPRGATGEIVCRGSLVMRGYHRDPEATAAASAHGWHHTGDIGYLDDDNYLFIVDRAKDMVITGGFNVYSTEVEQALMQHPAVQDCAVIGLPDDKWGERVTAVLQLREGATVDKAEVAAFVKERIGSVKTPKQIEIWDDLPRSKVGKILKVDLRTRLAGR; translated from the coding sequence ATGCGGCTCGTCGACTACCTGGACAAGGGCGCCTCGCTCGACCCGGACGCGCCGTGCTTCACCACTGACGGGCGGACCAGGACGTACGGGGAAGTCCAACAGCTCAGTGAGCGGGTGGCGGCGGCGCTGGCCGCGCACGGCGTCGCCCCCGGGGATCGCGTGGCGGTGCTCTCCGGGAACGACCCGACCGCGTTCACCTGCGTGTTCGGGATCAGCCGGGCCGGGGCCGTGTGGTGCCCGATCAACCCCCGCAACGAGGCGTACGAGAACCGGGAACTGCTCGAGCTCTTCGGCTGCCGGGTGCTGATCTATCACCGGGACTTCGCGCCGCTCGTGGAGAAGATCAGCGACGGGCTGCTCTGCCTGGAGGCGGAGGGCCTTTCCGTACCGGGCGATGTCGATCTTCCAGCCGTGGACGACCTCGCCATGATCGTGGGTACCGGCGGCACGACCGGGCGGCCCAAGGGGGTCGAGCTGACCGGGGCCAACCTCGAGGCGATGACCGCGATCACGCTGATGAGCTACCCGTGGCCGGACCGACCGGTCTACCTGGCTCTGGCCCCGCTCACCCACGCGGCCGGGGTGCTCTGCTTCCCCGTGCTGGCCCGGGGCGGCGAGATCGTCATCATGCGCCAACCCGACGTCGGCGAGTTCGTCACGCTGCTCGAACGCCACCGGGTGACCCACACGTTCCTGCCGCCGACGCTGATCTACATGGTGCTGGCGCACCCGGCGCTCGACGCGGCCGACCTGTCGTCGTTGCGCTGCTTCTGGTACGGGGCGGCGCCGATGTCGGCGGCACGGCTCGAGGAGGCGCTGCGCCGGATCGGGCCGATGGCGCAGCTGTTCGGCCAGACCGAGGCCCCGATGATGATCTCGACGATGGCGCCGGACGAGCACTACCGGCCCGACGGCAGCGTCGCCACCGACCGGCTGTCCTCCGCCGGCCGCCCGTCGCCGCTGGTCACCGTGGCCATCATGGGCGCCGACGGCGAGCTGCGGCCGCGCGGCGCGACCGGCGAGATCGTGTGCCGCGGCTCGCTGGTGATGCGGGGCTACCACCGCGACCCGGAGGCCACCGCGGCCGCCTCGGCCCACGGCTGGCATCACACCGGCGACATCGGCTACCTCGACGACGACAACTATCTGTTCATCGTGGACCGGGCCAAGGACATGGTCATAACCGGAGGTTTCAACGTGTATTCGACCGAGGTCGAGCAGGCCCTGATGCAGCATCCGGCGGTGCAGGACTGCGCGGTCATCGGTCTGCCCGACGACAAGTGGGGCGAGCGGGTGACCGCCGTGCTGCAGCTGCGGGAGGGCGCGACGGTCGACAAGGCGGAGGTGGCCGCTTTCGTCAAGGAGCGCATCGGCAGCGTGAAGACCCCCAAGCAGATCGAGATCTGGGACGACCTGCCCCGCTCCAAGGTCGGCAAGATCCTCAAGGTCGACCTGCGCACCCGTCTCGCCGGTCGGTAA
- a CDS encoding DEAD/DEAH box helicase, giving the protein MSDRLLFVHDTGFRPDGANLTQAAVHRALIADDGRNAQIVEDVSAALMRGRNCLVLTRWVAHVAILAARLQDRGHAALSLRGGLSLTGRTAAANRLAQVTAGDGLLAVGTTSFIGLDFDAPALDTLFLAGPISFEGLLLHCVGRVIRPAPGKGVAEIHDYHDPAIRNLAAALQRRRPTYRALGFREGPTV; this is encoded by the coding sequence ATGAGTGACAGGCTGTTGTTCGTGCACGACACCGGTTTCCGGCCGGACGGTGCGAACCTGACACAGGCCGCCGTGCACCGGGCCCTGATCGCGGACGACGGCCGGAACGCCCAGATAGTCGAGGACGTCTCGGCCGCGTTGATGCGCGGCCGGAACTGTCTCGTGCTCACCCGATGGGTCGCCCACGTGGCGATCCTGGCCGCCCGGTTACAGGATCGCGGGCACGCCGCGCTCTCGCTGCGCGGCGGCCTCAGCCTCACCGGCCGCACCGCCGCAGCGAACCGTCTCGCGCAGGTCACCGCGGGCGACGGCCTGCTCGCCGTGGGCACCACGTCGTTCATCGGCCTGGACTTCGACGCGCCGGCGCTCGACACGCTCTTCCTGGCCGGCCCGATCTCCTTCGAAGGCCTGCTGCTCCACTGCGTCGGCCGGGTGATCCGCCCGGCGCCGGGCAAGGGCGTCGCCGAGATACACGACTACCACGACCCGGCCATCCGCAACCTGGCCGCCGCTTTGCAGCGCCGGAGGCCCACCTACCGAGCGCTGGGCTTCCGGGAAGGCCCTACCGTTTAA
- a CDS encoding DUF1996 domain-containing protein, with product MSNPANERELPPSRHRRRSKRALTVACAAVAVVAVAVTAAGVSLADDRSEPTRDVLVAGKAAAVSTAPAPVSSSAAPRATPKSASPKPVKTTAATTTAAAPAPRGGWVPVDRVAWQKQLDAYKARKVDPVPAGVGDLPEFRADCQYSHRRADDPIVFPGLAGASHMHSFVGNKAVDADTTAGDLMKFTATTCKPVLDHSAYWVPTLYDNATKKPVETTGFRVYYRSLRKKSSDVKPMPNGLRMIAGDAKKKVPTPRGAQGQFYCAFYGPGDLDGVARSTNGNWPICGTPATLHFMMQFPDCWDGKNLDSPNHKDHVTYGGEQGCPASHPVRIPAITFDIQYGAKGTKAGYYLSSDPQGKSASSMHGDAFVMWDADAMNKRTKNCIAERKTCDNNGYYR from the coding sequence GTGTCGAACCCTGCGAACGAGCGCGAACTGCCGCCGTCCCGGCATCGGCGACGGTCGAAGCGGGCGCTCACGGTGGCCTGCGCGGCTGTCGCCGTGGTCGCTGTCGCGGTGACGGCGGCCGGGGTGTCGTTGGCCGACGACCGGAGCGAGCCCACCCGCGACGTGCTGGTGGCGGGGAAGGCGGCAGCTGTCTCGACCGCCCCGGCACCGGTTTCGTCGTCTGCCGCCCCGCGGGCGACCCCCAAGTCAGCCAGCCCGAAGCCGGTCAAGACCACCGCTGCCACCACCACCGCGGCCGCCCCGGCTCCGCGTGGGGGCTGGGTGCCGGTCGACCGGGTGGCCTGGCAGAAGCAGCTCGACGCCTACAAGGCACGCAAGGTCGACCCCGTGCCGGCCGGCGTCGGTGACCTGCCCGAGTTCCGGGCCGACTGCCAGTACAGCCACCGCCGCGCCGACGATCCGATTGTGTTCCCGGGGCTGGCGGGCGCCTCCCACATGCATTCGTTCGTCGGCAACAAGGCTGTCGACGCGGACACCACTGCCGGTGACCTGATGAAGTTCACCGCGACCACCTGCAAGCCGGTGCTCGACCACTCCGCGTACTGGGTCCCGACTCTCTACGACAACGCGACGAAGAAGCCGGTCGAGACCACGGGCTTCCGCGTCTACTACCGTTCGCTGCGCAAGAAGTCGTCGGACGTGAAGCCGATGCCCAACGGCCTGCGCATGATCGCTGGTGACGCCAAGAAGAAGGTGCCGACCCCGCGCGGTGCCCAGGGCCAGTTCTATTGCGCCTTCTACGGCCCCGGCGACCTCGACGGCGTCGCCCGCAGCACGAACGGCAACTGGCCCATCTGCGGCACGCCGGCCACGCTGCACTTCATGATGCAGTTCCCGGACTGCTGGGACGGCAAGAACCTGGACAGCCCCAACCACAAGGACCACGTCACCTACGGCGGCGAGCAGGGTTGCCCGGCCAGTCATCCCGTACGCATCCCCGCCATCACGTTCGACATCCAGTACGGCGCCAAGGGCACCAAGGCCGGCTACTACCTCTCGTCGGACCCCCAGGGCAAAAGCGCCTCGTCCATGCACGGCGACGCCTTCGTGATGTGGGACGCCGACGCCATGAACAAGCGCACCAAGAACTGCATCGCCGAGCGCAAGACTTGTGACAACAACGGTTACTATCGCTGA
- a CDS encoding class I SAM-dependent methyltransferase yields MAASGADLHGEGRLVDAMVPRGARILDAGCGTGRVGGYLAAAGHDVVGVDLDPTLIEAARADHPGAEWLVGDLSELDLPGGFDLIVCAGNVMTFVAPSTRVEVLRRARRHLRDGARFVVGFGAGRDYAFDNFRADAASAGLTPDLLLGTWDLRPFTAESDFLVAVLRVA; encoded by the coding sequence ATGGCCGCGTCGGGGGCCGACCTTCATGGTGAGGGCCGGCTGGTCGACGCGATGGTGCCCCGCGGGGCGCGGATCCTGGATGCCGGTTGTGGCACGGGCCGCGTCGGGGGCTACCTCGCCGCGGCCGGGCACGATGTCGTCGGCGTCGACCTCGACCCCACGCTGATCGAGGCGGCCCGGGCCGATCACCCCGGGGCCGAGTGGCTGGTCGGTGATCTCAGTGAGCTCGATCTGCCGGGCGGCTTCGACCTGATCGTCTGCGCCGGCAACGTCATGACTTTCGTGGCGCCCAGCACCCGCGTCGAGGTTCTCCGCCGGGCTCGCCGTCATTTGCGAGACGGTGCCCGCTTTGTGGTGGGCTTCGGTGCGGGGCGTGACTACGCGTTCGACAACTTCCGGGCCGACGCGGCGAGCGCCGGGCTGACCCCTGACCTGCTGCTGGGCACGTGGGATCTACGCCCGTTCACGGCCGAGTCCGACTTCCTGGTCGCCGTCCTCCGCGTGGCGTGA
- a CDS encoding iron chaperone yields MSENFTTEERAAMKERAQEVRKSRGAKGKDQEPAVLEKIAEMEGDDRALAERVHAIVKEVAPEMVPRLWYGMPAYGKGGKATLFFQAKAKFKARYATLGCNEDAQLDDGAMWPTAFAVTALTPEVEARIADLVKRAAG; encoded by the coding sequence ATGAGCGAGAACTTCACCACCGAGGAACGCGCGGCCATGAAGGAGCGTGCCCAGGAGGTTCGTAAGAGCCGGGGCGCGAAGGGTAAGGATCAGGAGCCCGCCGTGCTCGAGAAGATCGCCGAGATGGAGGGGGACGACCGGGCCCTCGCCGAGCGGGTGCACGCGATCGTCAAGGAGGTCGCGCCCGAGATGGTGCCTCGGCTCTGGTACGGCATGCCGGCGTACGGGAAAGGGGGTAAGGCGACCCTGTTCTTCCAGGCCAAGGCCAAGTTCAAGGCCCGGTACGCCACCCTCGGCTGCAACGAGGACGCGCAGCTCGACGACGGCGCGATGTGGCCGACCGCGTTCGCTGTCACCGCGCTCACGCCCGAGGTCGAGGCGCGCATCGCCGACCTGGTGAAGCGGGCCGCCGGTTAA
- a CDS encoding YbaB/EbfC family nucleoid-associated protein — MTEPLLDPDASRAYLRDWKGRVDRAAAAAQAMSERLGEATFTAADGNGLVEVTIDSGGVLLDVRFTERIHRVSPEAVGRAVMGALGSARGEAVRVTRDIIDETLGPDSMAGRMLKERQGVDE; from the coding sequence ATGACCGAGCCTCTGCTGGACCCCGACGCGTCTCGTGCGTATCTGCGGGACTGGAAGGGGCGTGTCGATCGGGCTGCGGCCGCCGCGCAGGCCATGAGTGAGCGGCTCGGGGAGGCCACCTTCACCGCCGCCGACGGGAACGGGCTCGTCGAGGTGACCATCGACTCGGGTGGGGTGCTGCTCGATGTGCGGTTCACCGAGCGGATTCACCGCGTGTCGCCGGAGGCTGTGGGCCGGGCTGTGATGGGGGCGCTCGGCAGCGCGCGGGGTGAGGCGGTCCGGGTGACGCGCGACATCATCGATGAGACCCTCGGCCCTGATTCGATGGCCGGGCGGATGCTCAAGGAGCGGCAGGGCGTCGATGAGTGA
- a CDS encoding type VII secretion target, with amino-acid sequence MSDGFSVDARQIRAHASKVESIEQRFAAVKAASSAIVADDAAYGLLCGWMAGILEARHAKQDELYAYVGENLRLASDALVRTSQDYEVADDAAADRLRKAGGLG; translated from the coding sequence ATGAGTGACGGGTTCTCGGTCGACGCGCGGCAGATCCGGGCGCACGCGTCCAAGGTGGAGTCGATCGAGCAGCGGTTCGCGGCTGTGAAGGCGGCCAGTTCCGCCATTGTGGCCGACGATGCGGCGTACGGGCTGCTCTGCGGTTGGATGGCAGGCATCCTGGAGGCCCGGCACGCGAAGCAGGACGAGCTGTACGCCTATGTCGGGGAGAATCTGCGCCTCGCGTCGGACGCGCTGGTGCGCACGAGCCAGGATTACGAGGTCGCCGATGACGCGGCCGCCGATCGGCTGCGTAAGGCGGGTGGGCTCGGATGA
- a CDS encoding WXG100 family type VII secretion target, which translates to MTNLIAVASTGPGTAGASLVDSFQGLQQTIAGGSWVDQALAGGAFALEAASAVLDPFSTLLANGLGWAMEYFEPLREVLDKLAGMPERVAAHAATWENMARELASMSADLQGALAADVPDWTGPAATTYQSLMANNVDALGGLSSLASTMAVSTEAAGNLVMFTRDIVRDLIADLVARVIVWAAEALLIVTIPIVAAQIASAVVKWAGRILGYTTALVTSLTNLTRLVNG; encoded by the coding sequence ATGACCAACCTGATCGCGGTGGCGTCGACCGGGCCGGGCACGGCGGGGGCTTCGCTCGTCGACAGTTTCCAAGGGTTGCAGCAGACGATCGCCGGTGGCAGCTGGGTTGATCAGGCGCTCGCGGGCGGGGCGTTCGCGTTGGAGGCGGCGTCGGCGGTGCTCGACCCGTTCAGCACGTTGCTGGCCAACGGCCTGGGCTGGGCGATGGAGTACTTCGAGCCGCTGCGGGAGGTGCTGGACAAGCTGGCGGGCATGCCGGAACGGGTCGCCGCGCACGCCGCCACCTGGGAGAACATGGCGCGTGAGCTGGCTTCGATGTCGGCCGACCTGCAGGGGGCGCTGGCCGCCGACGTGCCCGACTGGACGGGGCCGGCCGCGACGACGTATCAGAGTTTGATGGCCAACAACGTCGACGCGCTGGGCGGGCTGTCGTCGCTGGCGTCGACGATGGCGGTGTCCACGGAGGCGGCGGGCAACCTGGTCATGTTCACTCGCGACATCGTCCGGGATCTGATCGCCGACCTGGTGGCGCGGGTGATCGTGTGGGCCGCGGAGGCGTTGCTGATCGTCACGATTCCGATCGTGGCCGCGCAGATCGCGTCGGCCGTGGTGAAGTGGGCCGGCCGGATCCTGGGGTACACGACGGCGCTGGTCACCAGCTTGACCAACCTGACGCGCCTCGTGAACGGCTGA
- a CDS encoding Gfo/Idh/MocA family protein translates to MSEQLRVGMVGYAFMGAAHSTAWRTVNRAFDLPLSARMTAVSGRSPEGVAAAAAKLGWDEHTTDWRSLIERDDIDLIDICTPGDTHAEIALAALAAGKHVLCEKPLANSVAEARDMAAAAAQAATSGVLAMCGFNYRRVPAVALMRQLVQEGRIGTIRHVRAQYLQDWIVDPSFPLVWRLRKELAGSGALGDIGAHIIDLTQFVTGQSISTVSALTETFVKQRPLTAESAGLSASAANDGSGLGDVTVDDAALFLARLDGGAVATYEATRFATGRKNALRVELNGSLGSLAFDFERQNELEFYDAALPSAEQGFSRILVTEADHPYIGAWWPPGHGIGYEHTFTHEVRDLIEAIATGQQPTPSFADALQVQLVLDAVSRSAETAQWTAVEPALERV, encoded by the coding sequence ATGTCGGAACAGCTGCGGGTCGGCATGGTCGGCTACGCGTTCATGGGAGCCGCGCACTCAACGGCGTGGCGCACCGTCAACCGCGCCTTCGACCTGCCGCTGTCGGCACGGATGACCGCGGTCAGCGGCCGCTCCCCGGAAGGGGTGGCGGCCGCCGCCGCGAAACTCGGCTGGGACGAGCACACCACTGACTGGCGCTCGCTGATCGAACGGGACGACATCGACCTGATCGACATCTGCACGCCGGGTGACACCCACGCCGAGATCGCCCTGGCCGCGCTGGCCGCGGGCAAACACGTGCTGTGCGAGAAACCGCTGGCCAACTCGGTGGCCGAGGCGCGGGACATGGCGGCGGCCGCGGCCCAAGCCGCCACCTCCGGTGTGCTCGCGATGTGCGGCTTCAACTACCGCCGGGTGCCCGCCGTGGCACTCATGCGGCAGCTGGTGCAGGAAGGGCGCATCGGCACGATCCGGCACGTCCGCGCCCAGTACCTGCAGGACTGGATCGTCGACCCGTCGTTCCCGCTGGTCTGGCGCCTGCGCAAGGAACTGGCGGGCTCGGGGGCACTGGGCGACATCGGCGCCCACATCATCGACCTGACCCAGTTCGTCACCGGTCAGTCGATCTCCACGGTGTCGGCCCTCACCGAGACGTTCGTCAAGCAGCGGCCGCTGACCGCCGAGTCGGCCGGGCTGTCCGCGTCCGCGGCCAACGACGGCAGCGGGCTGGGCGACGTCACGGTCGACGACGCGGCGCTGTTCCTGGCCAGGCTCGACGGGGGAGCTGTGGCCACGTACGAGGCGACCCGCTTCGCGACCGGCCGCAAGAACGCGCTGCGGGTCGAGCTCAACGGCTCACTCGGCTCGCTCGCGTTCGACTTCGAACGGCAGAACGAGCTCGAGTTCTACGACGCCGCGCTGCCCTCGGCCGAACAGGGCTTCAGCCGCATCCTGGTCACCGAGGCCGACCACCCGTACATCGGGGCGTGGTGGCCGCCCGGCCACGGCATCGGCTACGAGCACACGTTCACCCACGAGGTCCGCGACCTGATCGAAGCCATCGCCACCGGGCAGCAGCCCACGCCGTCGTTCGCCGACGCGCTGCAGGTGCAACTGGTGCTGGACGCGGTCAGCCGCTCGGCCGAAACCGCCCAGTGGACCGCCGTGGAACCGGCCCTGGAGCGGGTCTAA